The Rickettsia endosymbiont of Cantharis rufa genome segment TTCTAAAGTTACTTTCTCGGTTTCGACTTCTAACAGTAATTCATCGGTTTTAACTAAATCACCTTCTTTCTTATACCACTTGGCAATAGTCGCTTCCGTTACGGATTCCCCAAGTGGCGGTACTATTATTCTAACACTCATAATTTATTTTACTCCTAAAAATACGATTTCTATGTCATTCCAGCGTGGACCGGTAAAATCCACCGTGTCACCCCGTGGCTTGACCGCGGGGTCCAGTTAAAAATACTAAAATTTTAGTATTTTTAAGTTGTATTTTTGGATATCGCGATCAAGTCGCGGTGTGACAATAGAGGATTCCCGCCTAGGCGGGAATGACATTAAGAGCCACAATATTCACGCCTTTAATGCTTCTCTTAATAGCTTATCCTGCTGTTTATTATGTACTTGCAGCGAACCTACTGCCGGAGAAGCTGATTCCTCTCTGCCTACATATTTAAATTCGTTATTAATCCCGGCTTCTTTTAAAGCATCATTTAAGTGGGAAACTATATAACGCCAAGCCCCCATATTCTTTGGTTCTTCCTGACACCAAATAAATTCCACGGCTTTATTATATTTTTTTAATAGCGATGCTACAAGTTTTTTTTCAAAAGGGTATAATTGCTCAAGCCTGACAACTACTATATTACTATTATTGCCACGCATTTCAAATAGATCATAGTACACCTTGCCGCTGCATAAAATTACTTTAGTAATATTGTTTGCATCTACTTTATTTATTTCATCTAAAACCGGTAGGAAAGTAGTATTTTCGGCTAGCTCATCAAGTTTAGATACGGCATATTTATGACGTAATAACGATTTCGGCGACATTACAATTAAAGGTTTGTGGGCATCATCGAGTATTTGGCGACGTAGCAGATGGAAAATCGAAGCTGGAGTAGTTGGATATGTAACATACATATTATCCTCTGCGGCTAATTGTAAGAATCTTTCAAGTCTTGCCGAGCTATGCTCCGGTCCTTGCCCCTCAAATGCGTGCGGAAGTAGTACCACAAGACCGCTCATACGAAGCCATTTAGTTTCACTGCTTGAAATAAACTGGTCAAAAATAATCTGAGCTCCATTAGCAAAATCACCGAATTGTGCTTCCCATAAAACTAAATTTTTTGGATTTGCTAACGAATAACCATACTCAAAACCAAGCACCGCATATTCCGATAAATTACTATCGGCTACCTCGTATTTTGCTTGGGTCCTAGATAAATTATTTAGAGGTATATAGGTAGTATCGTCAATTTGGTTGTGCAATACTGAATGACGATGTGAGAAAGTACCGCGTCCGCAGTCTTGTCCCGTTAGTCTTATATACGTCCCAGCGTTAAGCAGCGTGGCAAAGGCTAACTGCTCAGCCGTTGCCCAATCAACAGGTTGATTAGTCGTTAGAGTAGTTTTTCGAGCATCAAATAATTTTATAAGTTTTGGATTAACGGCAAAATTTTCCGGTATCTCGCATAGTTTAGTTCCTAAATCTCGCAAAGCTTTTTTACTAACACCCGTTATTGCAACTTTGGCACAAGTACGAGAAATACCTTGCCATAACCCGTCTAAGGAATGTGCTTCTGGCTTATAATTCTTCGCTTGCTCAAACTCTTTGTCTAGCTTTGCTTTAAATTCTTCTTTTAATTTAGGAAAATAATTATTATCAATTATACCGCTTTTTACTAGCTCATTTGCATAAATATTTCCGGGCGTTGGTTTGCTTTTAATAATGTTATACATTTTTCCTTGTGTATACATCGGCTCATCGCCCTCATTATGCCCATATTTGCGGTAACAAATAATTTCCACTACAACATCTTTAGCAAATTTTTGCCTGTATTCTACCGCAATATTAGTTGCTTTTAACACTGCTTCTATATCATCGCCATTAACGTGTAAAATCGGAGCAGCTATTATTTTAGCAAATTCCGTAGAGTATCTGCTAGCCCTAGTATCCGCAGCATTTGCCGTGAAACCTAATTGATTGTTAATGACAAAATGCAATATTCCTCCGATATCATAAGCAGTGAGCGGTGACATCGATAAGCACTCTGCAACCACGCCTTGACCACAAAAAGCAGCATCCCCATGCACTAAAATAGCCTTAACTTTACTGCGTTTAGTATCTCCAATAATATCCTGTTTTGCTCTTACTTTTCCTGCAACTATAGAATTTACTGCTTCTAAATGTGAAGGGTTATCGGTCAATGATAAATGAATTTTTTTACCCCCTATGACTCTATCAGAAGAATAACCTAAGTGATATTTTACGTCACCCGAAACATTTAGCTCCTCAGGGAATACACTATCGCTTATAAAACCTGCAATAACAGATTTATATGGTTTACCGACTACCTTAGTCAGAGTATTTAACCTCCCTCGATGCGCCATGCCGATGACAATTTCTTCAACGCCGTAATTCATAGATAAGTCAATAGCTTTGCTCATGGCAACTATAGCGCTATCTCCGCCCTCAACGGAAAAACGCTTAGCTCCAGGAAATTTTGTATGTAGATACTGCTCAAACCCTTCTACTTCTACTAAATCAGTTAAGATAGTTTCTTTGTCTTCAGAAGAAAATATAGTTTCGTTCTCTAGCTGACGGTATAACCAGTTTTTTTCCTCTACATTTTCTATTTGTTCAAACTCTATAGCTATAGAATTTATATAAACTTTATCGAGCTTAGTAACTAATGCAGATAATTTACAGTTCCAATTACCGACAAATTCATCCGTAATATTGATATTTTCTTCTAACTGGCTACTATCAAGACCAAAAGTTTCTATATTAATCTTTAAATCATTTTTTGTTTTGCGTATCTCAAGACCAAGCGGATCAAGATTTGCTAAATAATGAGCATGCTTGCGATAAGCATTAATCATTTCTTTAGCTTTTAAACTATTGGAAATATGTCTACTATTTAAGCTTTCAGAAGATAGATTGTTACTTAACGATTCTTTTTTTATTTCATCAGGAATAATTATTTTTGCCGTACTTTTATTAAGCAAAGTTTCATTATTATCTTTGAGCTTAGCAAAAAATTCTTGCCAAGTTTGATCAACTAGAGCGGGATTTTTTAAATATAGCCTATATATCTCTTCAACAAAAACAGCGTTCCCACCAAATAAAAAGTCCGTTTTTTTTAAATATTCTTCCATATTGTTGTTTGTATTGTTTGATTGCGCATAATATTTTATTCCTACGAAAGCAGGAATCCAGTCCTTTTTGGTGTCATCCCGCGACTTAATCGCGAGATCCAATTAAAAAATACTAATAGTATTAGTATTTTTTAATTGTTTTTATGGATACCGTAGTCAAGCCACGGTATGACATTATAAATACTTCCCTTCTAAATATTTTATATACACTTCTGGGTTAATCTTATCCTCACCGCTTGCTACTTTTAATAAATCATCAGAGTTTTTTAACGAACCGAGATTTCTAAAGCTATTATTTAGATAATTATTTAAATTATTAAAATCACCCTTTAGTACATCATCTTTTATATTCGGATGTATCTGTTTTACTTTCTTCATCACCATTGATGCGATAATTGCTCCGTTTGTATAGGCGGGAAAGTAACCGAAATTTCCGTGTGACCAGTGAATATCTTGAAGACAGCCGTTACTGAAACTTGACGGCTTAACGCCTAAATATTCCTGCATCTTACTATCCCAAAAGTTTGGTAATTCATCAAGATTCAAATCACCGCCTATTAGCAGCTCCTCTATCTCAAAACGTAATATTACATGCATCGGATAAGTTACTTCATCGGCATCCACTCTTATAAAATCAGGCGTAACTCTTGTAATTGCTCTATATAAATTTTCCGCTGAATATTCTTCGCTTTTAAAAGCAAATTCATCTCGAAGTAATTTAGCTAAAAATTCCGTAAATTCTCTTGATCTACCTACTTGCATCTCCATAAATAAAGACTGACTCTCATGGAAAGCCATACCTTTAGCGCGTCCTACCGGTTGTCCTTTGTACATTTCTGGCAAATTCTGTTCATATAAAGCATGTCCTGTTTCGTGAATAATTCCCATTAGACCACTTATGAAGTTGTCTTTGTCATATCTAGTAGTTAAGCGTATATCGTTCGGCGTTCCGCCGCAGAAAGGATGAGTCGATTCGCCTAAGCATCCTTTGTTAGAGTCAAACTGTATAATTTCCATAATGCGTTTTCCAACACACTTTTGCATCTCAGGAGCTAGCTCACTGCTCTTTACTAATTCTTTTTCGCTTTTTTGCTTTTCTAAAACTTTATTTATAAGTTGTGGGAGTTCGTTTTTAAGTACCGAAAAAACTCGTTTGATCTCGCTACTTTTTCTACTTGGATCAAACATATCTATTAATGAGTCGTACGATCCGCAATTAAAAACATCTGCCCGTGCTTTTGCTACTTCTTTCGTATAATTTAAAACTTTTTGTAAGTATGGTTTGAATAAATTATAGTCGTTATTTTTTCTTGCTTCTCGCCAAACAAGTTCAGATTTAGTAGTAGCAGCTACCAATTTCTTTTGTAGCTGCTCATCGATACAATTCGCATCTATTATTTGTCTCTCAATCTCTCTAATATTAGCATTTTGCCAATCGTCAAGGTTCTTTGATTCTTCTTTTGCCTTGCTAAGTAGCTCTTTCAGCATAGGATATTTGAGCATAGAATGAACGAGCGACGTTAAAGTTACTATTTCGTTACTGCGACTTTCTCCTGAGCCTATAGGCATATTTACGGCGACATCCCAGTATAATATGCTCAGGATATTATTAAAATGAGAAATGGTTGAAAATTCGTTTTCTAATTTTATGTAGTTGTTCATATTTTCCCTACTATGTCATTCCTGCGAAAGCAGGAATCCAAAAAAGTATAAATACAGCAAATTTTTGAAATTAAAAGCTCCATTTATGATGGATTCCTGCTTTCGCAGGAATGACATAAAAACCGGAGCGCTAGTGCCTATTACAAATGCAGCAACTCCTTTGCCGCTTTTAAACCTGCCTCGGTAATTGTTTTACCTGAAATCATGCGTGCAAGCTCCTCTTGTCTTTCACCTAAATTTAAAGCTTTTACGGTTACCTTTGTTTCTTTCTCTAGCTGCGTTTTCTCAACTTTTATATGCAAATCTGCTTTACCTGCTACTTGCGGCTGGTGCGTAATAACGATTACTTGAGTAACGCTACTGAGCTTTTTTAACCTCTCACCTACTTTATCTGCAACCTCTCCACCAATCCCGACATCTATTTCATCAAATATAATAGATTGTTTTGCCATTTTATCAAATAAAGAAGTTTTTAAAGCTAACATGAACCTAGATAATTCACCGCCGGAAGCGATTTTATTAATTGCTTCTGCTGCCATCCCTGGGTTAGTAGAAGCTTTAAACACAATATCATCATTACCGCCGGATGTCGGTTCTTTTTTAGCAGTTATTTCAATCTCAAAAATTGCTTTCGCCATTTTAAGCTGTTTTAGCTCCTGATGCAATGATTCTTCTAAGTGTTTTGCAGCAATGAGACGCTTTGCGGACAAAGCGTTCGCTAGTTCATAATATTTTTTCTGCAATAGTACTTCTTGAGCTTTTAACTCATTGCTACTTGCTATTTTGTTTTTTAATATATCGAGCTGCTCTAAAGATTTATCTAAAAATATACCTAACTCATCAGTGCGAACATTATATTTACGGCTAATAGCTTTTATTAAAAATAATCTTTCTTCTGTTTCTTCGAGATTATATCCCTCATGATTAAAACTATCTAACAGATTTGATAATTCTTGGCGTGCTTCCTCTAGATTATTATAGGCTTCTTCTAAATTTGTAGCGATAGCTTCAAAGCGTTCATTACTCCTTTGCCTTGCTAATAATTTTTCTGCTCTATTAATTGAAATATTTATTTCGGGGCTATTAATCTGCTCTAGAATATCTTTTATTAACTGTAAATCCTTATCTTTATTTTGCAAATCTTTTCTGATATTTGCTAATTTTTCTTCTTCGCCTATTTGAATATTCAGTTTAGTTAATTCTTCCGTTGCAAAGCTCAAATAATCAATTTCTTGGTCTATAGAATTTTGTTTAAGTGATACTTCGGCAATTTCTTTCCGAGTATCTTGCCAAGTCTGATAACATTTGAAAAGCTCTGCTCGAAAGTCCAAAAGGTTTCCGTAACTATCTAAAATATCACGCTGCGTATTTGCTTCCATAAGAGAAATATTATTATTTTGTCTATGAAGTTCAAATAAAATAGTAGCTAATTGCTGCATGATAGCCTTATTAACTACTTGATTATTAATGAAAAAATTTTTTCGTCCCTCAGCTTTCTGCAAACATTTTACAAGCAATGAATCTTCAGGCTCAATAAAATTTTGGATCAGAAAATTTTTTATTTCTTCATTTAAAGAGAATATTATATTAACAACAGCGTAATCTTCTCCACGCTTTATTATATTATTTGAAGTTTTATAACCTAGGCAAAATAAAATAGCATCAAGTAAAATAGATTTACCGACCCCCGTTTCACCAGTAATAACACATAAACCTTTATTAAACTCAATTTCCAGCTCGTCTATCAGAATAAAGTTCTTGACTGAAAGACTATGAAACATAGTTATACTCGCTGAATTTGAAAAAAGCTGCATTGCATGGCCATTATGTCATTCCCGCGTAGGTGGGAATGACATAAAACGCTTTTTTTAAGAGCCGTGCATTACTTAACCAACTTATATGCATAACTGTACCACTGACTATCAGGGTAGTTATAACCTAGCACGGAGGCATATTTTTTTGCTTCATCCGGCAGTCCAAGCATCATATAGCTTTCGGTCAAACGGTAAAGAGCTTCTACCGAGTGAGAAGTAGTTTGATAATTATCAATTACCTCTTCAAACCTATTAATAGCTGCCATAGGGCTCTTTTTCTTTAAGTAGAACCTACCTACCATCATCTCTTTACCTGCTAAATGATCGTTTACTAGGTCAATTTTTAAAGATGAATCAATAGCGTATCTGGTATTAGGGAATTTTGCTATTACGTCTTCAAAGCTGTCTTTAGCAAGGAAAGTTCTAGACTGATCATGGTTTACGTCTGAAATTAACATGTAATATGATAGAGCTTTAAGATAATATGCATAAGCAGTATCAACATTTGCGGGATGTAAATTAATGAACATATCAAGCACGTCAACCGCTTCTTCATATTGAGCGGCAAGGAATAAAGAGTAACCTTGCATCAATTCAGCTTGCGGGGTCATTTCATTACCGGGATGTTGGTAAAATACTCTTCCGAACTCTTCTGCAGCTTTCTTATATTTCTTCTTCTCAAGTAAAGTAAGACCTTCATTATAAAGAGTAGGAATAGGTATTACTATGTCATC includes the following:
- a CDS encoding 2-oxoglutarate dehydrogenase E1 component; this encodes MEEYLKKTDFLFGGNAVFVEEIYRLYLKNPALVDQTWQEFFAKLKDNNETLLNKSTAKIIIPDEIKKESLSNNLSSESLNSRHISNSLKAKEMINAYRKHAHYLANLDPLGLEIRKTKNDLKINIETFGLDSSQLEENINITDEFVGNWNCKLSALVTKLDKVYINSIAIEFEQIENVEEKNWLYRQLENETIFSSEDKETILTDLVEVEGFEQYLHTKFPGAKRFSVEGGDSAIVAMSKAIDLSMNYGVEEIVIGMAHRGRLNTLTKVVGKPYKSVIAGFISDSVFPEELNVSGDVKYHLGYSSDRVIGGKKIHLSLTDNPSHLEAVNSIVAGKVRAKQDIIGDTKRSKVKAILVHGDAAFCGQGVVAECLSMSPLTAYDIGGILHFVINNQLGFTANAADTRASRYSTEFAKIIAAPILHVNGDDIEAVLKATNIAVEYRQKFAKDVVVEIICYRKYGHNEGDEPMYTQGKMYNIIKSKPTPGNIYANELVKSGIIDNNYFPKLKEEFKAKLDKEFEQAKNYKPEAHSLDGLWQGISRTCAKVAITGVSKKALRDLGTKLCEIPENFAVNPKLIKLFDARKTTLTTNQPVDWATAEQLAFATLLNAGTYIRLTGQDCGRGTFSHRHSVLHNQIDDTTYIPLNNLSRTQAKYEVADSNLSEYAVLGFEYGYSLANPKNLVLWEAQFGDFANGAQIIFDQFISSSETKWLRMSGLVVLLPHAFEGQGPEHSSARLERFLQLAAEDNMYVTYPTTPASIFHLLRRQILDDAHKPLIVMSPKSLLRHKYAVSKLDELAENTTFLPVLDEINKVDANNITKVILCSGKVYYDLFEMRGNNSNIVVVRLEQLYPFEKKLVASLLKKYNKAVEFIWCQEEPKNMGAWRYIVSHLNDALKEAGINNEFKYVGREESASPAVGSLQVHNKQQDKLLREALKA
- a CDS encoding carboxypeptidase M32; translation: MNNYIKLENEFSTISHFNNILSILYWDVAVNMPIGSGESRSNEIVTLTSLVHSMLKYPMLKELLSKAKEESKNLDDWQNANIREIERQIIDANCIDEQLQKKLVAATTKSELVWREARKNNDYNLFKPYLQKVLNYTKEVAKARADVFNCGSYDSLIDMFDPSRKSSEIKRVFSVLKNELPQLINKVLEKQKSEKELVKSSELAPEMQKCVGKRIMEIIQFDSNKGCLGESTHPFCGGTPNDIRLTTRYDKDNFISGLMGIIHETGHALYEQNLPEMYKGQPVGRAKGMAFHESQSLFMEMQVGRSREFTEFLAKLLRDEFAFKSEEYSAENLYRAITRVTPDFIRVDADEVTYPMHVILRFEIEELLIGGDLNLDELPNFWDSKMQEYLGVKPSSFSNGCLQDIHWSHGNFGYFPAYTNGAIIASMVMKKVKQIHPNIKDDVLKGDFNNLNNYLNNSFRNLGSLKNSDDLLKVASGEDKINPEVYIKYLEGKYL
- the recN gene encoding DNA repair protein RecN, which translates into the protein MFHSLSVKNFILIDELEIEFNKGLCVITGETGVGKSILLDAILFCLGYKTSNNIIKRGEDYAVVNIIFSLNEEIKNFLIQNFIEPEDSLLVKCLQKAEGRKNFFINNQVVNKAIMQQLATILFELHRQNNNISLMEANTQRDILDSYGNLLDFRAELFKCYQTWQDTRKEIAEVSLKQNSIDQEIDYLSFATEELTKLNIQIGEEEKLANIRKDLQNKDKDLQLIKDILEQINSPEINISINRAEKLLARQRSNERFEAIATNLEEAYNNLEEARQELSNLLDSFNHEGYNLEETEERLFLIKAISRKYNVRTDELGIFLDKSLEQLDILKNKIASSNELKAQEVLLQKKYYELANALSAKRLIAAKHLEESLHQELKQLKMAKAIFEIEITAKKEPTSGGNDDIVFKASTNPGMAAEAINKIASGGELSRFMLALKTSLFDKMAKQSIIFDEIDVGIGGEVADKVGERLKKLSSVTQVIVITHQPQVAGKADLHIKVEKTQLEKETKVTVKALNLGERQEELARMISGKTITEAGLKAAKELLHL
- a CDS encoding outer membrane protein assembly factor BamD, whose protein sequence is MKLAKLLSVLFIIGLSLSGCKSKKNSDDIVIPIPTLYNEGLTLLEKKKYKKAAEEFGRVFYQHPGNEMTPQAELMQGYSLFLAAQYEEAVDVLDMFINLHPANVDTAYAYYLKALSYYMLISDVNHDQSRTFLAKDSFEDVIAKFPNTRYAIDSSLKIDLVNDHLAGKEMMVGRFYLKKKSPMAAINRFEEVIDNYQTTSHSVEALYRLTESYMMLGLPDEAKKYASVLGYNYPDSQWYSYAYKLVK